The following coding sequences lie in one Stigmatopora nigra isolate UIUO_SnigA chromosome 4, RoL_Snig_1.1, whole genome shotgun sequence genomic window:
- the LOC144195817 gene encoding transcriptional activator MN1-like: protein MFGVEKFGSQINSRNPGQSDRQKNQPRLNMGSHYKSPSFHTGGPPGAVEPSMGPMSDPQMLGLNMNMNGEQYGGFHSRGHSDMHASGGLQQQQQQQGPIHGFFNNQQPHQGHPHGHQPHPHQHHPHFSGNFGGPEPGSSCLHGARLMGYNNNAMGPQQGFGEGFDPLAEGQAGDGFPQQQQRPGNMPDFQHHGPPSGNHAVPAPCLPLDQSPNRAASFHGLPSSSSSSSDSHSLENRRMPNQGAVEGIDYNFPSEPPSGHFDVPVFSPSDSESQLPHFGPGRPVPSGTFQGTPGMPRTPGMQGISKGHQPPQPQQPQHGMFFERFGNGRKVPVAMDPGVNARHPLMQPQQQAGLIARQNSCPPGLPRPPQAESGSSNPNILDGGVMMSGQHNQFEYPIHRLENRGLHPYGDPMFNMQQPAPLPSQQPPNQRLQHFDAPYVNMAKRPRFDFPNAHGGEGWCGGMENHLSPSSYPGLPGEFTPPVNEAFPPGPLQHTGPEQQSLQQRQNAAMMIKQMASRNQQQRMRQPILQQLGHHGDVPPGPLGHGGPVAGMPQPNFDRENGSRMVNVDGQNPHVNQENSWFQGSHPPGEMMSRRMGGAGTDSGAHDMGLQQNGPGMMFRPGMGMQEAIRIPGDGHVQALHSPGLHSQFSGNMGNLSQMQSPGAGGGAGHPNAPPERRPPEFPAPPMGAQPPFPYGGPNRQGPPHNVPQGVNTSPGSYPPPSEFPSGQRSSVSKLGALSLGNFNKSSAKDSVFGQSCLAALSTACQNMIASLGAPNLNVTFNKKNQNEGKRKLSQTEQDINSSTSNGTGSAGPGPEYFQGSTSQNNQLPGTGNSNSKPASQNQTVQGEASALSPNYNMDATPCSEGKATTGSGRGRGRRKRDSGHVSPGIFFSSENGNPVVSPGQQTPSAGVGERGGGGTPHEKHLQSPSWGKGGDLMLGDQADLMSSLDSGIQSVAKSDSSSPRVDFPDDVGVHFGNEDEVSSSSDAGGSSANKCNRSPMINGSPKMPINGQKPLSVGINNHTTSTPDNYGLSSGGATGGSGVSHPGTPGMEQVRTPSSTSGQDEIHPLEILQAQIQLQRQQFSISEDQPLAMKNGKNNGDCPSQNGENELASCSPDTAKGSMGTIDLDTLMAEQHATWYVPSDKAMMDGSEDDKSIGLWEKNKSQTNNKEESEMAQSKAGVVAPGVSGGGGGSSGSGGGGGGGGGGGGGGGGNHLQCLSVHCTDELGDSKARGGPVSSWRSLHSDISNRFGTFVAALT, encoded by the coding sequence ATGTTTGGGGTGGAAAAGTTTGGTTCTCAGATTAATAGCAGAAACCCCGGCCAGTCCGACAGACAGAAAAACCAACCGAGACTGAACATGGGCTCCCATTATAAAAGTCCCAGTTTTCACACTGGAGGTCCACCGGGAGCTGTGGAGCCCAGCATGGGTCCTATGAGTGACCCACAGATGCTCGGACTCAACATGAACATGAACGGAGAACAGTATGGAGGTTTTCACTCCCGGGGTCACTCTGACATGCACGCAAGCGGCGGacttcagcagcagcagcagcagcaaggaCCCATACATGGATTTTTTAACAACCAGCAACCTCACCAAGGACATCCTCATGGCCATCAACCTCACCCCCACCAACATCACCCTCACTTCAGTGGGAATTTTGGAGGCCCAGAGCCAGGGTCATCATGTCTGCATGGTGCCAGGCTAATGGGCTACAATAACAATGCCATGGGACCACAGCAGGGCTTCGGAGAGGGATTTGATCCTCTCGCTGAGGGACAGGCAGGGGATGGCTTCCCACAGCAGCAACAGCGGCCTGGTAACATGCCTGACTTCCAACATCACGGCCCTCCCAGTGGCAACCACGCAGTTCCTGCCCCCTGCCTCCCCCTAGACCAGTCACCGAACAGGGCAGCTTCTTTTCACGGTCTGCCTTCGTCCTCTTCATCCTCGTCTGATTCTCATAGCCTGGAGAATAGACGGATGCCCAACCAGGGAGCAGTGGAGGGAATAGATTATAACTTCCCCAGTGAACCCCCATCTGGACATTTCGATGTACCTGTGTTTTCTCCCTCTGATTCCGAATCTCAGTTACCCCATTTTGGCCCAGGAAGGCCAGTTCCCAGTGGAACCTTTCAAGGAACCCCTGGCATGCCTCGGACGCCGGGCATGCAGGGCATATCCAAGGGACACCAACCTCCACAGCCCCAACAGCCtcaacatggaatgttttttgaGAGATTTGGAAATGGCCGCAAGGTGCCGGTGGCGATGGACCCGGGTGTCAATGCGAGACATCCCCTCATGCAACCGCAACAACAGGCCGGCTTGATAGCTAGACAGAACTCGTGCCCCCCTGGTCTCCCCCGACCCCCTCAGGCCGAGTCTGGATCCAGTAACCCCAACATTTTGGATGGAGGGGTCATGATGAGTGGCCAACACAATCAGTTTGAATATCCCATTCACAGACTGGAAAATAGAGGTCTGCATCCCTATGGGGACCCcatgtttaatatgcaacagcCAGCGCCCCTTCCCTCTCAACAGCCTCCAAATCAGAGACTACAACACTTTGACGCTCCTTACGTAAACATGGCCAAAAGGCCTAGATTTGACTTTCCCAACGCACATGGAGGTGAAGGCTGGTGTGGCGGCATGGAAAATCACCTTTCTCCTTCTTCCTACCCAGGGCTGCCTGGTGAGTTCACCCCCCCTGTGAATGAAGCTTTCCCACCGGGTCCACTTCAGCACACGGGGCCCGAGCAGCAGTCGttacagcagcgacagaatgcAGCTATGATGATAAAGCAGATGGCCTCTCGCAACCAGCAGCAGAGAATGAGGCAGCCCATTCTGCAGCAGCTCGGCCACCACGGCGATGTGCCTCCAGGTCCACTGGGTCATGGAGGCCCAGTGGCAGGCATGCCCCAGCCCAACTTTGACAGGGAAAACGGAAGTCGAATGGTCAATGTCGATGGACAAAATCCACACGTAAACCAGGAGAATTCCTGGTTTCAAGGCTCGCACCCTCCCGGGGAGATGATGTCACGGCGCATGGGAGGAGCAGGCACTGACTCGGGGGCCCATGACATGGGTCTCCAGCAGAACGGGCCCGGAATGATGTTCAGGCCAGGTATGGGCATGCAGGAAGCCATAAGAATACCCGGAGACGGACATGTCCAGGCTCTCCATTCTCCAGGCTTGCACTCGCAGTTCAGCGGCAACATGGGCAACCTCTCACAAATGCAGTCTCCAGGAGCAGGAGGAGGTGCAGGACATCCAAATGCGCCACCAGAGAGGCGACCCCCTGAATTCCCCGCACCTCCGATGGGAGCACAACCACCATTTCCCTATGGAGGGCCAAACCGTCAGGGGCCACCTCACAATGTACCCCAGGGGGTGAACACTTCACCGGGGAGCTACCCTCCTCCGTCTGAGTTCCCCTCGGGCCAGCGGTCCTCTGTTAGCAAGCTTGGTGCCCTGTCTCTTGGGAATTTTAACAAAAGCAGCGCTAAAGACAGTGTGTTTGGCCAGAGTTGCCTGGCGGCCCTTTCGACGGCGTGCCAGAACATGATCGCAAGCCTTGGGGCTCCCAACCTCAACGTAACGTTCAATAAGAAAAACCAAAACGAGGGCAAGCGAAAACTGAGTCAGACAGAGCAGGACATTAATAGCAGCACATCTAACGGGACTGGCAGTGCGGGGCCGGGGCCTGAATATTTTCAGGGCAGCACTTCTCAGAACAACCAGCTGCCTGGCACTGGGAATAGCAACTCTAAGCCTGCAAGTCAAAACCAGACGGTGCAGGGGGAAGCCAGTGCCCTCTCCCCAAATTACAACATGGACGCTACCCCGTGCAGTGAGGGGAAGGCAACAACAGGGagtgggagagggagagggaggagaaaaaGAGACAGTGGACATGTGAGccctggaatttttttttcctctgaaaaTGGAAACCCTGTTGTCAGTCCAGGCCAGCAAACCCCGTCAGCTGGTGTTGGGGAGAGGGGTGGGGGTGGCACACCCCACGAGAAGCACCTGCAATCACCCTCTTGGGGCAAAGGAGGCGACCTGATGTTGGGGGACCAGGCTGACCTGATGTCTTCTTTGGACAGTGGCATTCAAAGTGTGGCCAAGTCTGACAGCAGTTCGCCCCGGGTGGACTTTCCCGATGATGTCGGCGTCCACTTTGGCAATGAGGACGAGGTGTCCTCCAGCTCAGATGCGGGAGGCTCCTCAGCCAATAAGTGTAACCGCAGCCCGATGATCAATGGATCACCGAAAATGCCGATAAATGGGCAGAAGCCCCTAAGCGTAGGCATTAACAATCATACTACCTCGACACCGGACAACTATGGACTGAGTTCCGGCGGAGCAACGGGCGGCAGTGGGGTGAGCCATCCTGGTACTCCAGGTATGGAGCAGGTACGCACCCCATCCAGCACCTCCGGCCAGGACGAAATCCACCCTCTGGAGATTCTACAGGCCCAGATCCAGCTGCAAAGGCAGCAGTTCAGCATCTCCGAAGACCAGCCTTTGGCcatgaaaaatggcaaaaacaatGGCGATTGTCCCTCTCAGAACGGCGAGAACGAGCTGGCAAGCTGCAGCCCTGATACTGCGAAGGGTTCAATGGGCACTATTGACCTTGACACACTTATGGCAGAGCAGCACGCCACCTGGTATGTGCCCAGTGACAAGGCCATGATGGATGGCTCTGAAGATGACAAGTCCATAGGactctgggaaaaaaacaagagccAAACCAATAACAAAGAAG